A genomic segment from Paenibacillus sp. FSL K6-1096 encodes:
- a CDS encoding YfhO family protein, producing MKRTIDNLLSKEKYAYLAVILSTLVLYYKVIFGQLWMKWDMYSAIYPSFFSISEHLKNGMLPLWEFFVNRGVPLSHVLGIPIWSPLTLLLALIGFDQYSMQVYFMLIVLSAGLFMYLALKTHVNNHWLCALGAVGYATCGLFISNAEHATFISAAALYPLIYFSYKRLMVTLKVEFSILLGFSIGLLILNSYPPFVVFVVFYLVLDTVFSYKLLLKKFKRIIVQLAIAVIIAISSSFITLYTTFDIIDGITREKVAWDVATSSSLNFMNWFSALTPGLVQMAKTINAPLDISMDNTYLALPLLIPVFLFRKHDKKQLWVFFLMIFSALLCMGKYGYLYKFFYEYVPGINTFKFPAGLRFFYFFFVIVASIRSLDRLSQQNEIESLKKPIKMFIGFFSVFIIFIILLQYMQGTSLLFPKYILLELFISIFLLWILFKLSDIKLDAQKYIFVLFIISFLFSGLSIERNDKHTIGTMERPYSFSNEIKNTYIMDGYTKNSFSHDSAEMSNDAIFRREFQNQGYIGSFQLKSFQLAKDSKRLAHEGDPVVWFTKKTVNEINENPTMELEPYPQMVKVQGNRISFELNNEGEGYIVLNQTYFPGWQAKVNDEDKEIIELENGTMAIRKDSVNSINNVVFEFKPIKVIIAFWITLFTWISMIIYFIYNKLMKNIEKTRLMKNLRVEGKHGD from the coding sequence ATGAAAAGAACTATTGATAATCTATTATCTAAAGAAAAATATGCATATTTAGCCGTGATTCTTTCTACGCTTGTATTATATTATAAGGTTATTTTTGGACAATTGTGGATGAAATGGGATATGTACTCTGCAATTTACCCATCTTTCTTTAGTATATCTGAACATTTGAAAAATGGTATGTTACCTTTATGGGAGTTTTTTGTAAATAGGGGAGTTCCATTATCTCACGTTCTAGGGATCCCCATATGGTCGCCACTAACATTGTTATTGGCTTTAATTGGATTTGATCAATACTCAATGCAAGTATATTTTATGCTTATTGTTTTGTCGGCGGGATTATTTATGTATCTAGCATTAAAAACACATGTTAATAATCATTGGCTATGCGCTTTAGGAGCGGTTGGTTATGCTACTTGTGGTCTTTTTATATCGAATGCTGAACATGCTACTTTTATTAGTGCAGCGGCACTTTATCCTTTAATTTATTTTTCATACAAAAGATTGATGGTAACTTTAAAAGTTGAGTTTTCTATTCTATTAGGTTTTAGTATAGGATTATTAATTTTGAACAGCTATCCTCCATTTGTTGTTTTTGTAGTTTTCTATTTAGTGTTAGATACTGTATTTAGTTATAAACTATTGCTAAAAAAATTCAAAAGAATCATTGTACAATTAGCCATTGCTGTAATTATTGCAATTAGTAGTAGCTTCATAACACTCTACACTACTTTTGACATAATAGATGGAATAACTAGGGAGAAAGTAGCTTGGGACGTAGCAACTTCCTCATCTCTAAATTTTATGAATTGGTTTTCTGCTCTTACACCAGGGCTTGTACAAATGGCTAAAACTATTAACGCTCCTTTAGATATATCCATGGATAATACTTATTTAGCGTTGCCTTTGTTAATTCCTGTGTTTTTGTTTAGGAAACACGATAAAAAACAATTATGGGTGTTCTTTCTCATGATTTTTTCTGCATTGCTCTGCATGGGTAAATATGGATACTTATATAAATTTTTTTATGAATATGTACCAGGTATCAATACATTTAAGTTCCCCGCAGGATTAAGATTCTTTTACTTTTTCTTTGTAATAGTAGCTTCGATAAGGAGTTTAGACAGGTTATCTCAACAAAATGAGATAGAATCGTTGAAAAAACCTATTAAGATGTTTATTGGATTTTTTTCAGTTTTCATTATTTTCATTATTTTATTACAATATATGCAAGGAACCAGTCTGTTGTTTCCGAAATATATTTTACTTGAGTTATTTATTAGTATTTTTCTGTTATGGATACTATTTAAGCTATCTGATATAAAGTTGGATGCTCAAAAATATATTTTTGTATTATTTATAATAAGTTTTCTTTTTTCGGGATTATCTATAGAAAGAAATGACAAGCATACGATTGGTACTATGGAGAGACCTTATTCTTTTAGTAATGAAATTAAAAATACTTATATTATGGATGGCTATACAAAGAATTCGTTCTCTCATGATAGTGCTGAGATGAGCAATGATGCTATTTTCAGAAGAGAATTTCAAAATCAAGGATATATTGGGAGCTTTCAACTTAAAAGCTTCCAGTTGGCGAAAGATAGCAAGCGCTTAGCGCACGAGGGGGACCCGGTAGTTTGGTTCACTAAAAAAACTGTCAATGAAATCAATGAGAACCCTACCATGGAATTAGAGCCATATCCTCAAATGGTGAAAGTTCAAGGTAATAGAATTAGTTTCGAGTTAAATAATGAAGGTGAAGGATATATAGTTTTAAATCAAACTTACTTTCCAGGCTGGCAAGCTAAAGTGAATGATGAGGATAAGGAAATTATTGAACTTGAAAATGGAACTATGGCAATAAGAAAAGATTCTGTGAATAGCATTAATAATGTAGTATTTGAATTCAAACCAATCAAAGTGATAATTGCTTTTTGGATTACATTATTTACATGGATTTCTATGATTATTTATTTTATTTATAACAAATTAATGAAAAATATAGAAAAGACAAGATTGATGAAGAATTTAAGAGTGGAGGGGAAACATGGAGACTAA
- a CDS encoding ABC transporter permease, whose product MRTSITTKYELDKRDDMIGNIKKTHKLILDLSKSDFKKRYLGSYLGVIWAFIQPLITLLLFWFVFQVGFRNTPIDDAPFILWLSCAIIPWNFFADAVQTSTNSVIENNFLVKKVVFKLEILPVIKIYSSLFVHLFFIVFLLAMFAVYGYDFSLYYLQIFYYLFATILLVLGISWITSSIVLFFKDMAQIVIMFVQFGFWLTPIFYSINTIPERYRFLLKINPMYYITDGYRRIFIYRQWFWQDMKLTIYFWIVTLVLLFTGYFLYRKLKPHFADVI is encoded by the coding sequence ATGAGAACTTCTATTACTACTAAATATGAATTGGATAAGAGGGACGACATGATTGGTAACATTAAAAAAACTCATAAATTAATTCTTGATTTGTCAAAAAGTGATTTTAAGAAAAGGTATTTAGGATCTTATCTTGGAGTCATATGGGCTTTTATTCAACCGTTAATAACGTTGTTGTTATTTTGGTTTGTATTCCAAGTAGGTTTTCGCAACACTCCAATAGATGATGCTCCTTTTATTTTGTGGTTATCTTGTGCGATTATTCCTTGGAATTTCTTTGCGGATGCAGTTCAGACTTCTACAAACTCTGTGATCGAGAATAATTTTTTAGTGAAAAAAGTAGTTTTTAAGTTAGAAATTTTACCTGTAATTAAGATATATTCGTCTTTGTTTGTTCATTTATTCTTTATAGTTTTTTTATTAGCAATGTTTGCAGTATATGGCTATGACTTCTCATTATATTATTTACAGATTTTTTATTACTTATTTGCGACTATTCTGCTCGTATTAGGGATTTCTTGGATTACCAGTTCCATTGTACTGTTCTTTAAAGATATGGCTCAAATAGTTATAATGTTTGTGCAATTTGGTTTTTGGCTAACTCCTATTTTTTATTCGATTAATACCATCCCTGAACGTTATCGTTTTCTGCTGAAAATAAATCCAATGTACTACATCACGGATGGGTATCGAAGAATCTTTATATACCGTCAATGGTTCTGGCAAGATATGAAGCTTACTATATATTTCTGGATTGTTACTCTTGTTTTGCTATTTACAGGTTATTTTCTTTACCGTAAATTAAAGCCGCATTTTGCAGACGTAATTTAG
- a CDS encoding FdtA/QdtA family cupin domain-containing protein, giving the protein METKNESRLICVEQKGDERGLLSVIEENKIVPFEIKRVFYIYKTLPDIRRGYHAHYKTRQALICVAGNCKILLDNAVSKRTVLLDSPDKMLILEPNDWHEMYDFSPNCVLLVLASHLYDAEDYIRDYEKFKEVYGG; this is encoded by the coding sequence ATGGAGACTAAAAATGAAAGTCGATTAATTTGTGTTGAACAAAAGGGTGATGAAAGAGGTCTTTTGTCAGTTATTGAGGAGAATAAGATAGTACCCTTTGAAATCAAGAGAGTCTTTTATATATATAAAACACTACCTGATATTCGAAGAGGCTACCATGCTCATTACAAGACAAGACAAGCATTAATCTGTGTAGCGGGAAATTGCAAGATACTTTTAGATAATGCTGTAAGTAAACGTACTGTATTATTGGATTCGCCTGATAAGATGTTGATTCTTGAACCAAACGATTGGCATGAAATGTATGACTTCTCTCCAAACTGCGTTTTACTCGTGCTTGCCTCGCATTTGTACGATGCAGAAGACTATATTCGTGATTATGAAAAATTCAAAGAGGTGTATGGGGGATGA
- a CDS encoding acyltransferase, which translates to MKHYFTHPQAIVESEKIGEDTRIWAFAHILPNAVIGSNCNINDHTFIENDVILGDNVTVKSGVYIWDGVTIEDNVFIGPNVTFTNDLRPRSKQYPTEFLKTVLEEWVSIGANATIIAGNTIGKYAMVGAGSLVTKNIPNNTLWYGNPAKFKGYICNCGEKLNQQFSCPACGKQYSIKNEIIIEN; encoded by the coding sequence ATGAAACACTACTTTACTCATCCACAGGCTATTGTCGAATCAGAGAAAATTGGGGAGGATACGCGGATTTGGGCGTTTGCACATATCTTACCGAATGCGGTGATTGGTTCCAACTGTAATATTAACGATCATACCTTCATTGAAAATGATGTAATCTTAGGCGATAATGTTACCGTTAAATCAGGAGTATATATTTGGGATGGAGTTACGATAGAAGATAATGTTTTTATTGGTCCAAATGTTACTTTTACTAATGATTTGAGACCTCGTTCTAAACAATATCCAACTGAATTTTTGAAGACTGTGCTTGAGGAATGGGTTTCAATAGGTGCAAACGCAACAATAATTGCAGGGAACACTATTGGGAAGTATGCCATGGTAGGGGCTGGCTCGCTAGTAACTAAAAATATCCCTAATAATACACTTTGGTATGGAAATCCAGCTAAATTCAAAGGCTACATTTGTAATTGTGGTGAGAAATTGAATCAACAATTCTCTTGTCCAGCTTGCGGTAAGCAATACTCTATAAAAAACGAGATCATCATTGAAAACTAA
- a CDS encoding mannose-1-phosphate guanylyltransferase/mannose-6-phosphate isomerase has protein sequence MINVVLCGGNGTRLWPLSRTLYPKQFNKLISNQSLFQMTALRNQEICDRIFIVSNEEQYFLALDHLEELNITTDQFLLEPVGRNTAPAIALACLAVDESELLLVTPSDHIVKDLAQYNACIKDAKQLAEQDHLVTFGITPSYPETGFGYIESRGFDVISFKEKPDKKLAEYYLDQGNYFWNSGMFLFKAGVFLRELQLYAPEIYDLSLEAFGRSKKSEGIIRIGRDDMLAIPSDSIDFALMEKSNNVKMIPSDIGWSDMGSFEALYAELPQDINKNTENEQHIAVDSTRNLIISDERLIATIDIEDLIIVDTPDALLISKHGSAQKVKTVVEELKLRKSDLCDNHVTAYRPWGNHTVLDSTENYKIKKVIIKPGRKLSTQRHYHRNEHWIVVRGTALISVNGNKSLLRTNESTFIRMGDEHSVENPGKIDLCLIEVQAGDYVKEDDVIR, from the coding sequence ATGATAAATGTGGTTTTGTGTGGAGGAAATGGAACCCGTCTATGGCCCTTGTCAAGAACGCTATATCCTAAGCAATTCAATAAACTAATTTCAAACCAGTCCTTATTTCAAATGACGGCATTGAGAAATCAGGAGATTTGTGACCGGATATTCATAGTTTCTAATGAAGAACAGTATTTCTTAGCGCTCGATCATCTTGAAGAACTTAATATTACAACCGATCAGTTTCTCTTAGAACCTGTAGGTAGAAATACTGCACCGGCGATTGCATTAGCTTGTCTTGCAGTTGATGAAAGCGAGTTGCTTTTGGTTACTCCTTCTGATCATATTGTTAAAGATTTAGCTCAATATAATGCTTGTATAAAAGATGCTAAACAGTTGGCTGAACAAGATCATCTAGTCACCTTTGGCATAACACCAAGCTATCCTGAAACTGGTTTTGGCTATATTGAATCTCGAGGATTTGATGTGATTTCATTTAAAGAAAAACCAGACAAGAAATTAGCTGAATACTATCTCGACCAAGGCAACTATTTTTGGAACAGTGGAATGTTTCTATTTAAAGCAGGTGTTTTTCTACGCGAGTTGCAGCTATATGCTCCAGAGATCTATGACCTATCTTTAGAAGCCTTTGGACGTTCTAAGAAAAGTGAAGGGATTATCAGAATAGGGCGAGATGACATGCTGGCTATCCCTTCAGACAGTATAGATTTCGCTCTTATGGAAAAAAGTAATAATGTTAAAATGATTCCTTCAGATATTGGCTGGTCGGATATGGGAAGTTTTGAAGCTTTGTATGCTGAACTTCCTCAGGATATCAACAAGAATACTGAGAATGAACAACATATAGCTGTAGACTCGACCCGAAATCTAATTATATCTGATGAGCGTCTAATTGCTACTATTGATATTGAGGATTTAATAATTGTTGATACTCCAGACGCCTTGTTAATATCTAAACATGGTTCTGCCCAAAAAGTGAAGACTGTAGTTGAAGAACTTAAGTTGCGTAAATCAGATCTCTGCGATAATCATGTCACTGCCTATCGTCCATGGGGCAATCATACTGTTTTAGATTCAACTGAGAATTATAAAATTAAAAAGGTAATAATTAAACCTGGAAGAAAGTTAAGCACACAAAGACATTACCATCGGAATGAACACTGGATTGTTGTTAGGGGGACCGCATTAATATCAGTGAATGGGAATAAATCATTATTGAGAACGAACGAATCTACTTTCATTCGTATGGGCGATGAACATTCTGTTGAAAACCCAGGGAAGATTGATCTATGTTTAATCGAGGTTCAGGCTGGCGATTATGTTAAGGAAGATGATGTAATCCGTTGA
- a CDS encoding glycosyltransferase, producing MDFTGERFIPGDTEKELEIEHMQRYELLQDFVKGKRVLDAACGEGYGSLMLSNTAQLVQGIDISSESILNAQMNYCRENLGFVTGSIDSLPFEDNSFDIVVSFETLEHVNEETQLHFLQEVRRVLTFDGTLIISTPNKKFYSDITNYSNPFHVKELYEDEFIHLLNSFFENIKIASQRFEVVSIVDSHNNDNKQFYRGLNSSSVDDIHQKYMIAFCSNIAENSMPIASVAIYPQKYNEIVSRILVLQDEVEERNRHISILDQELIFLRKEYSASQKLNQKGELAANQISSLEQEVKQLSSKLLLKGNEVKELSSNLLLKQNELKESEHKVSRLESDFAKLNSKLEYLSIELNNKLGHINLLLQQERELQKIYSSSGWKILTKYYKLRDFIIPQDSKRRVVSKLAFKTLRHPKLMFSRLNKSNLRKLKYYMETEDNSRLEDRIDVFVDRHSEIEQKDLEVQLYTPERYNKLIFDVIENPQVSIIIPVYNQWNYTYSCLASILQHTTDVSYEIIIADDMSNDETVNIAEYVENITVVRDGVNRGFLLNCNNAAKLARGKYIFFLNNDTNVQTEWLSSLVELAESDQEIGMVGSKLVYPDGRLQEAGGIIWNDASGWNYGRLDDPEKPEYNYVKEVDYISGAAILVRSSIWGELGGFDERYEPAYFEDSDLAFEVRRLGYKVVLHPKSIVVHFEGISHGTDTNSGIKSYQVKNKEKFLEKWSSVLKREHFSNAEHVFWARDRSKGRKTIVVVDHYVPHYDKDAGGRCTSFYIKLFVSMGFHVIFIGDNYFKHEPYTSELQNAGVEVLYGDYYAKNINKWIKSNGAYIDYVYLNRPHISVKYIDVFRKNTSAKIIYFGHDLHYVREKRNYELTKNSSLLKSSEEWKKTEFGLFDNADVIHVVGTYEQELLQKEFPGKPVRNIPLFPYEHSYGLGKEILGFEDRKNLLFVGGFNHTPNYDGITWFLDEVFNLIKRQISDIKLYVVGSNPPEDLKARATDDIIVTGFVTDEELEEFYNISRLVVVPLRYGAGVKGKVVEALYYQVPVVTTSIGAEGLEHAGSAMVIEDNSDDFAKAVTKLYQDQEEWETYSKVSETYINQYFSVKTAQNIISYDFSNQENMK from the coding sequence TTGGACTTTACCGGTGAACGTTTTATTCCGGGCGATACGGAAAAAGAATTGGAAATAGAACATATGCAACGTTATGAACTTCTTCAGGATTTTGTTAAAGGAAAACGTGTTTTAGATGCAGCATGCGGGGAAGGCTATGGATCCTTAATGCTGTCAAATACTGCGCAATTAGTACAGGGTATTGACATTAGTTCTGAATCTATCCTGAATGCACAAATGAATTATTGTAGAGAAAATTTGGGATTTGTTACTGGAAGTATAGATTCATTGCCGTTTGAGGATAACTCTTTTGATATTGTAGTATCTTTTGAAACTCTGGAACATGTAAATGAAGAAACACAGTTGCACTTTTTGCAGGAAGTAAGAAGAGTGTTGACATTTGATGGTACCTTAATTATCTCTACACCTAATAAGAAATTTTATTCGGATATAACTAATTATTCGAATCCTTTTCATGTAAAGGAATTGTATGAGGACGAATTCATCCATTTATTGAATAGTTTTTTTGAAAACATAAAAATTGCTTCTCAAAGATTTGAAGTGGTGAGTATAGTTGACTCACATAACAACGACAATAAACAATTCTATAGGGGGTTAAATAGTTCCTCGGTAGATGATATTCACCAAAAATATATGATAGCATTTTGTTCGAACATAGCTGAAAATTCAATGCCTATAGCATCAGTGGCAATATACCCGCAAAAATATAATGAGATTGTTTCAAGAATTTTAGTTTTACAGGATGAAGTGGAAGAACGAAATCGGCATATTTCAATTCTTGATCAAGAGCTGATTTTTTTACGGAAGGAATACAGTGCTTCTCAAAAATTGAACCAAAAGGGAGAACTGGCAGCAAATCAAATCAGCAGCCTAGAACAGGAAGTGAAACAACTCTCATCAAAGCTGCTCCTCAAAGGAAATGAAGTGAAGGAACTTTCCTCAAATTTACTTTTAAAACAGAATGAATTGAAAGAATCTGAACATAAGGTAAGTAGATTAGAATCTGATTTCGCAAAGCTCAATTCTAAATTGGAGTATTTGAGCATTGAATTAAACAATAAATTGGGTCATATTAACCTCCTTTTGCAACAGGAGAGAGAGCTTCAAAAAATCTATTCATCATCTGGATGGAAAATCTTAACTAAATATTATAAACTCAGAGATTTTATAATTCCTCAGGATAGTAAAAGAAGAGTAGTTTCTAAATTGGCTTTTAAAACTTTAAGACATCCAAAACTAATGTTTTCTCGACTTAATAAAAGTAACCTGAGGAAATTGAAATACTATATGGAAACTGAAGACAACTCTCGTTTAGAAGATCGCATTGATGTATTTGTTGATCGTCATTCGGAAATCGAACAGAAGGATTTGGAAGTTCAACTATATACCCCTGAGAGATATAATAAGTTGATATTTGATGTTATAGAAAATCCTCAAGTATCTATTATTATCCCAGTATACAATCAGTGGAATTATACGTACTCATGTCTTGCTTCTATATTGCAACATACTACGGACGTATCCTACGAAATAATTATTGCTGATGATATGTCTAATGATGAAACGGTTAATATTGCGGAATATGTTGAAAACATAACAGTAGTTAGAGATGGTGTGAACAGAGGTTTTCTTTTGAATTGTAATAATGCCGCCAAGCTCGCGCGTGGGAAATATATATTTTTCCTGAATAATGATACAAATGTACAAACGGAATGGCTTAGCTCGTTGGTTGAACTTGCTGAGTCTGATCAAGAGATAGGTATGGTTGGGTCCAAACTTGTTTATCCCGATGGAAGATTACAAGAAGCAGGCGGGATAATATGGAATGATGCAAGCGGTTGGAACTATGGGCGCTTAGATGATCCTGAAAAACCTGAATATAACTACGTTAAAGAAGTGGACTATATATCTGGAGCAGCAATTCTTGTGCGAAGCAGTATCTGGGGAGAATTGGGCGGTTTTGATGAGAGATATGAACCGGCATATTTTGAGGATTCAGATTTGGCATTTGAGGTTAGACGTCTGGGTTATAAGGTAGTGCTTCATCCTAAGTCAATAGTTGTTCACTTTGAGGGCATATCTCATGGTACTGATACAAATAGCGGAATAAAAAGCTATCAAGTCAAAAACAAGGAAAAGTTCCTTGAAAAGTGGTCTTCTGTGTTGAAAAGGGAACATTTCTCTAATGCGGAGCATGTTTTCTGGGCAAGGGATAGGAGTAAGGGGCGCAAAACAATTGTTGTAGTTGACCATTATGTTCCTCACTATGATAAAGATGCAGGTGGAAGATGCACTTCTTTCTATATCAAGCTTTTTGTATCTATGGGATTTCATGTTATTTTCATAGGAGATAATTATTTTAAACATGAACCCTATACGTCGGAGCTGCAGAATGCAGGGGTGGAAGTGCTTTATGGTGATTACTATGCGAAAAATATAAATAAATGGATAAAAAGTAACGGGGCATATATTGATTATGTATACTTAAATCGTCCTCATATCTCTGTTAAATATATTGATGTTTTCAGGAAAAATACATCCGCTAAAATTATCTACTTCGGACATGATTTACACTATGTTAGAGAAAAGAGAAATTATGAACTCACCAAAAATTCTAGTTTACTGAAGTCCTCTGAAGAATGGAAAAAAACGGAGTTTGGATTGTTTGATAATGCTGACGTGATACATGTAGTGGGAACTTATGAGCAAGAACTACTACAAAAAGAATTTCCAGGTAAACCAGTGCGGAATATACCGTTGTTTCCTTATGAGCATTCCTATGGACTTGGCAAAGAGATTTTAGGATTTGAGGACAGAAAAAATTTACTGTTTGTAGGTGGTTTTAATCACACTCCAAACTATGATGGAATAACATGGTTCCTTGACGAGGTTTTCAATCTTATTAAGCGGCAAATTTCAGATATTAAACTATACGTAGTTGGATCCAATCCGCCTGAAGACTTAAAGGCTAGAGCAACAGATGATATTATTGTTACTGGCTTCGTGACTGATGAGGAACTAGAAGAGTTTTATAACATCTCTAGGCTGGTGGTTGTTCCATTACGTTATGGTGCTGGAGTAAAGGGGAAAGTGGTAGAAGCATTATATTACCAAGTTCCTGTAGTCACTACTTCAATTGGTGCGGAAGGTCTGGAGCATGCAGGAAGTGCTATGGTGATAGAAGATAATTCTGATGATTTTGCGAAGGCTGTCACTAAACTCTATCAAGATCAAGAAGAATGGGAAACATACTCTAAGGTCTCAGAAACATATATTAATCAATATTTCTCAGTGAAAACTGCTCAGAATATAATCTCGTATGACTTTTCTAACCAGGAGAATATGAAATGA
- a CDS encoding ABC transporter ATP-binding protein: protein MENQNAIEVKNLTKVYKLYKNQTDRLKETLSFSKKKYHQNFKALDQISFNVKTGECLGIIGKNGSGKSTLLKILTGVLTPTEGSAKVNGKISALLELGAGFNPDFTGMENIYLNGTIMGYSQQEMDGKIEEILGFADIGEFIHQPVKSYSSGMFVRLAFAVAINVDPDILIIDEALSVGDLRFQQKCYRKIDELKKTKTVLFVTHDLSVINKYCDRVLWINEGVLLEDGDPKMISKKYQAFMIGADFKKVNFNKQTNDTDNNESYQFEEDIDSLNEELDVMGDDKALITGASLIDLLTNEKTSVVEGDQELKLLIKIDVYKELENPIVGFTIKDRLGNIISQTNSYVLGNEMESLSSGRGYVFCFDFRFPKLNHGQYTLSPAIASGTQEDHRQHSWVHDALVLQVLPIGYEELSGIVHLSDVEFSSLSRKQG, encoded by the coding sequence ATGGAAAATCAGAATGCTATAGAGGTCAAGAACCTCACTAAAGTGTATAAGCTATATAAGAATCAAACGGACCGTTTAAAAGAGACGCTTAGTTTTTCAAAAAAGAAATATCATCAGAATTTCAAAGCGTTGGATCAGATTTCATTCAATGTAAAGACTGGGGAATGTTTGGGGATTATTGGGAAAAACGGCTCCGGTAAATCTACCCTCTTGAAGATTTTAACAGGCGTTCTTACGCCAACAGAAGGTTCCGCTAAGGTGAACGGAAAGATTTCTGCATTATTAGAGCTGGGCGCAGGATTTAACCCAGACTTCACAGGTATGGAGAATATATATTTGAATGGTACGATTATGGGATATTCTCAACAGGAGATGGACGGGAAAATCGAAGAAATCCTTGGATTTGCAGATATTGGTGAGTTCATACATCAACCAGTTAAATCATATTCAAGTGGGATGTTTGTTAGGCTAGCTTTTGCGGTAGCAATTAATGTGGATCCCGATATTTTAATTATAGATGAAGCTTTAAGTGTTGGGGATTTAAGATTTCAACAAAAATGTTATCGCAAAATAGATGAGTTAAAAAAAACAAAAACAGTTTTGTTTGTTACTCATGATTTATCAGTGATTAATAAGTACTGCGATAGAGTGCTTTGGATTAATGAAGGGGTTTTACTTGAGGATGGAGACCCCAAAATGATCTCGAAAAAATACCAGGCATTCATGATCGGAGCCGATTTTAAAAAAGTGAATTTTAATAAACAAACTAATGATACTGACAATAATGAATCATATCAATTCGAAGAGGATATTGATTCTTTGAATGAAGAATTGGATGTAATGGGGGATGACAAGGCTTTAATTACAGGTGCTTCTTTGATAGACTTGTTAACTAATGAAAAGACGTCTGTGGTTGAAGGTGACCAAGAACTGAAGTTGCTCATTAAAATAGACGTTTATAAAGAATTAGAGAATCCAATTGTAGGGTTTACGATAAAGGATCGTCTGGGAAACATAATTAGCCAGACTAATAGTTATGTTCTTGGGAATGAAATGGAGAGTTTATCTTCTGGGAGAGGATATGTTTTTTGCTTTGATTTTCGCTTTCCAAAATTAAATCATGGTCAATATACCCTATCACCAGCAATTGCTTCTGGTACTCAAGAAGATCATCGTCAGCATAGCTGGGTGCATGATGCTTTAGTGCTTCAGGTTCTTCCTATTGGATATGAAGAACTAAGTGGTATTGTTCATTTAAGTGATGTGGAATTCTCATCTTTGAGCAGAAAGCAGGGATAA